A single window of Loxodonta africana isolate mLoxAfr1 chromosome 10, mLoxAfr1.hap2, whole genome shotgun sequence DNA harbors:
- the LOC111748396 gene encoding ribonuclease K6-like — MALDLLGHFPHLLLLLGLWGPMHPLFAVPPNLTRAQWFQIQHLRPSPLPCNQAMRGVNNYTHHCKDLNTFLHDSFHNVAAVCNLANITCRNRSTNCHRSPNRVNMTVCNLTAGRYPNCNYNRAAAYKFFIVACNTPQAGGPPVPVHLDGVI; from the coding sequence ATGGCGCTAGATCTTCTGGGACACTTTCCTCACCTCCTATTGCTGCTGGGATTATGGGGGCCAATGCATCCGCTTTTTGCTGTGCCTCCGAATTTGACCAGGGCTCAATGGTTTCAAATCCAGCATTTACGGCCAAGTCCTCTACCATGCAATCAGGCAATGAGAGGTGTCAACAATTATACCCACCATTGTAAGGATCTAAATACCTTTCTGCATGATTCCTTCCACAATGTGGCTGCTGTCTGTAACTTGGCAAACATCACTTGCAGGAATAGATCCACCAACTGCCACCGGAGCCCAAACCGTGTTAACATGACCGTGTGCAACCTCACTGCAGGAAGGTATCCTAATTGCAACTACAACAGGGCTGCAGCATACAAGTTTTTCATTGTTGCCTGTAATACCCCTCAGGCAGGAGGTCCTCCCGTTCCTGTGCACTTAGATGGGGTCATTTAA